Proteins encoded within one genomic window of Theobroma cacao cultivar B97-61/B2 chromosome 7, Criollo_cocoa_genome_V2, whole genome shotgun sequence:
- the LOC18594894 gene encoding scarecrow-like protein 23: MEGINGWLSFPLYESFNHDFAIRRFCRARVELERGEWEEAMNEIESFSPDDETGTPHLAASEVDDLVDSFINMDDGDDEDRDDRNCNKNQDFHHFQGEIDAFSMVNEDFRDELEMSGSCEDFGVHEMVPSVEEVSHGVDQGLHLVHLLLACAEAVGCRDTQLANSMLCQIWASATPWGDSLQRVSYCFAAGLKSRLSLLQNVNGNGTITNCAMDLPLITREEKMEAFQLLYQTTPYIAFGFMAANEAICQAAQGKDSLHIIDLGMEHTLQWPSLIRTLASRPEGLPTLRITGLTSNQDLLELEASMKSLVEDASSLGISLEFHMIPEPLTPSLLTRENLNLREGEAIFVNSIMHLHKYVKESRGSLKAILQAIKKLGPTLLTMVEQDANHNGPFFLGRFLESLHYYSAIFDSLETSLPRHSPQRMKIERLHFAEEIRNIVAYEGSDRIERHERADQWRRQLGRAGFQVIGLKCLSQARMMLSVYGCDGYTLGSEKGCLLLGWKGRPIMLASALQLHNVSSS; this comes from the coding sequence ATGGAAGGCATCAATGGTTGGTTGTCCTTCCCCTTGTACGAAAGCTTCAACCATGATTTTGCCATTCGAAGGTTTTGCCGAGCAAGAGTTGAGTTAGAGCGAGGAGAGTGGGAGGAGGCAATGAATGAGATTGAATCCTTTTCTCCTGATGACGAAACTGGCACCCCCCACTTAGCTGCTTCAGAGGTGGATGACCTTGTTGATAGCTTCATTAACATGGATGATGGTGATGATGAAGATAGAGATGATCGTAACTGCAATAAGAACCAAGatttccatcattttcaaggtGAAATTGATGCATTTTCGATGGTAAATGAAGATTTCAGAGATGAATTAGAGATGAGTGGCTCATGTGAAGATTTTGGAGTACATGAAATGGTGCCTAGTGTGGAAGAGGTGAGCCATGGTGTAGACCAAGGGCTTCACTTGGTGCATTTGTTGCTGGCATGCGCCGAGGCTGTAGGCTGCCGCGACACACAGCTTGCAAACTCTATGCTCTGCCAAATTTGGGCATCGGCTACTCCTTGGGGTGATTCACTGCAAAGGGTTTCCTATTGCTTTGCAGCAGGCTTGAAGTCCAGATTATCACTTCTTCAAAATGTCAATGGAAATGGCACAATCACTAACTGTGCCATGGATTTGCCCTTGATAACTAGGGAGGAGAAAATGGAGGCTTTTCAACTCCTTTACCAAACAACTCCTTACATTGCTTTTGGTTTCATGGCTGCGAATGAGGCCATATGTCAAGCAGCACAAGGAAAGGATTCCTTGCACATCATTGACCTAGGAATGGAACATACCCTTCAATGGCCTTCCCTGATAAGAACTCTAGCATCAAGGCCTGAAGGTCTCCCAACTCTCCGAATCACTGGATTAACCAGTAATCAAGATCTACTAGAGCTTGAAGCCAGCATGAAGTCCCTTGTCGAGGATGCTAGCTCGCTAGGCATATCGTTGGAGTTCCACATGATACCGGAGCCACTTACACCATCGCTTTTGACCAGAGAGAATCTCAACTTAAGAGAAGGGGAAGCAATATTCGTCAATAGTATTATGCACTTGCACAAATATGTAAAAGAGAGTAGAGGATCTCTAAAAGCAATCCTCCAGGCAATCAAGAAACTGGGTCCAACTTTGCTTACAATGGTGGAGCAAGATGCAAACCATAATGGACCATTCTTTCTTGGGAGGTTCCTTGAATCCCTTCACTATTACTCTGCCATCTTCGATTCCCTCGAGACTAGTTTACCTAGACATAGTCCTCAAAGGATGAAGATAGAGAGGCTTCACTTTGCAGAAGAAATTCGAAACATTGTAGCTTATGAGGGCTCAGATAGAATCGAGAGGCATGAAAGAGCTGATCAATGGCGAAGACAGCTAGGCAGAGCTGGGTTTCAAGTAATAGGGTTGAAGTGTTTGAGTCAAGCGAGGATGATGCTTTCTGTATACGGGTGTGATGGTTACACACTTGGCAGTGAGAAGGGCTGCCTCCTCCTTGGGTGGAAAGGCAGGCCTATAATGCTGGCATCTGCTTTGCAACTGCACAATGTTTCATCCTCCTAG